The following are encoded together in the Bactrocera neohumeralis isolate Rockhampton chromosome 6, APGP_CSIRO_Bneo_wtdbg2-racon-allhic-juicebox.fasta_v2, whole genome shotgun sequence genome:
- the LOC126762144 gene encoding zinc finger protein 865, translating into MTMAEGTDPMGHQAGSHHNHHHTHHNQHSHQHQHQHPHHQHPHQQQLHQRQPTSHPHYAPYAAAAAAAAAAAHMQQYPLPQHLPLALSLQQQAAAAAAAAAVAAEHVNNNQPFVANNNVPWKQRKRKRLSAVLDKLHNHNNNNNNNNNSSGGGSMHNDGGGGGSNNNNNNNVGEHGNHNHSHAEPMDGDEDVENEANYKHNNNNSGGNNNVCAKRQNCGNDSGKALTRNKRTISEVSGDEAEAEAETEADVDAVSEDLSLENDSPRISMSPLQLVSTHDSPSGGGASQHPAVAAATTTPSDNPLHVDIKTEHMHNPYDRYFPIPSPLFGYYLHTKYLNEVFRRRQDLYTSPMQHTPSSIASSIADETSPTSLPNAGAHLDHPPPPFPPTSTATARVAVGGPGRSPPPAVTVALPSPPRSDSSLTAAATANTRCSPSPATQANTSDPAIMPPPQERPLDLSVRSGGNTPTYELMGGKKYKSPSPLPATTLMLPPAQQPVSATVSAASMSPSQSTLKTSPANSSNHSANHAPLASSPAPVSPYAAAAAAAHAAAAAAAAMIKLEMPMHPLHPHAPTTTVGVPVIKGDVASPTTKESVAWRYNLDVSPVVEEMPPGSDVAYVCPVCGQMFSLHDRLAKHMASRHKSRNPANDITKAYSCEVCARSFARSDMLTRHMRLHTGVKPYTCKVCGQVFSRSDHLSTHQRTHTGEKPYKCPQCPYAACRRDMITRHMRTHTRYETQQRGGGGGAAGGGGELGGPSKSPLPLLADMKMNLPMLLKSEELAGKSPMHSGIGGSMPIVVKTESA; encoded by the coding sequence ATGACTATGGCAGAAGGCACCGACCCCATGGGGCATCAGGCGGGCTCCCATCACAACCACCATCACACCCATCACAATCAACACAGCCACCAGCACCAGCACCAGCATCCGCATCATCAGCATCCGCACCAGCAGCAGCTGCATCAGCGCCAACCAACGTCACATCCTCATTACGCGCCTTatgctgccgctgccgccgccgccgccgctgcggCACATATGCAACAGTATCCGTTGCCGCAACATTTGCCATTGGCGCTTAGCTTGCAACAGCAGGCTGCTGCTGCGGCGGCGGCGGCCGCGGTGGCCGCTGAGCATGTGAACAACAATCAGCCTTTCGTGGCCAACAACAATGTGCCGTGGAAGCAGCGCAAGCGGAAACGCTTGTCGGCCGTGTTGGATAAATTGCATaatcacaacaataacaataataataacaacaacagcagtggtGGTGGCAGCATGCATAATGATGGCGGCGGTGGcggcagcaataacaataacaacaacaatgttggtGAACACGGTAATCACAATCACAGTCATGCGGAGCCGATGGACGGCGATGAGGATGTCGAGAATGAGGCTAATtataagcacaacaacaataacagcggCGGCAACAATAATGTGTGCGCGAAACGTCAAAACTGCGGCAACGATAGCGGGAAAGCGTTAACGCGTAACAAGCGCACCATCAGTGAAGTAAGCGGTGATGAGGCTGAGGCCGAGGCTGAGACGGAAGCCGATGTCGATGCGGTGTCTGAAGATTTATCTCTTGAAAATGATAGTCCACGCATCAGCATGAGCCCACTGCAGTTGGTCTCGACACATGATAGTCCATCCGGTGGTGGTGCGTCACAACATCCCGCTGTTGCCGCCGCTACAACGACACCCAGCGATAATCCGCTGCATGTCGACATCAAGACTGAGCACATGCATAATCCCTATGACCGTTACTTTCCCATACCGTCGCCGCTCTTTGGCTACTACTTACATACCAAGTATTTGAATGAAGTGTTTCGCCGTCGGCAGGATCTCTACACATCACCAATGCAGCATACACCTTCGTCGATCGCTTCATCGATTGCTGATGAGACCTCACCGACAAGCTTGCCAAATGCCGGCGCTCATCTCGACCATCCGCCTCCGCCATTTCCACCAACCTCCACAGCTACGGCACGTGTTGCAGTCGGCGGTCCGGGGCGTTCACCACCGCCCGCCGTCACCGTCGCACTACCCTCGCCACCACGTAGTGACTCGTCGCTCACTGCTGCCGCCACAGCCAATACACGTTGCAGCCCTTCGCCGGCTACGCAAGCCAACACTTCGGATCCGGCCATAATGCCGCCACCACAAGAGCGTCCATTGGATTTGTCTGTACGCAGCGGTGGCAATACGCCCACCTATGAGCTGATGGGTGGCAAAAAGTACAAATCGCCCTCACCTTTGCCGGCGACCACACTGATGTTGCCACCAGCGCAGCAACCCGTTTCGGCTACGGTCAGCGCCGCTTCGATGTCGCCAAGCCAAAGCACGTTGAAAACGAGCCCAGCCAATAGCAGCAACCACAGCGCCAATCATGCACCGTTAGCCAGTTCTCCAGCACCTGTTTCGCCGtacgctgccgctgctgctgctgcacatGCTGCTGCCGCCGCGGCCGCAGCTATGATCAAGCTCGAAATGCCAATGCATCCATTGCATCCGCACGCACCCACCACCACGGTGGGCGTGCCCGTGATCAAGGGTGACGTCGCATCGCCCACCACTAAGGAATCGGTCGCATGGCGTTACAATCTCGACGTCTCACCGGTGGTGGAGGAGATGCCACCCGGTTCGGATGTGGCTTACGTCTGTCCTGTTTGTGGGCAGATGTTCTCGCTGCACGATCGCCTAGCCAAACATATGGCGTCGCGCCACAAATCGCGTAATCCTGCCAATGATATCACCAAAGCCTACTCGTGCGAGGTGTGTGCGCGCTCCTTCGCACGCTCCGACATGCTGACACGCCACATGCGTCTACATACCGGTGTCAAACCGTACACATGCAAAGTGTGCGGTCAAGTCTTCTCACGTTCCGATCATCTGTCTACGCATCAGCGCACACACACCGGCGAGAAGCCGTACAAGTGTCCACAATGTCCGTATGCCGCGTGCCGTCGGGACATGATCACACGCCACATGCGTACACACACACGTTACGAGACACAACAGCgtggcggcggtggtggcgCAGCTGGCGGTGGAGGTGAGCTGGGTGGACCCTCCAAGTCACCGCTGCCACTACTCGCCGACATGAAGATGAACTTACCAATGCTGTTGAAGAGCGAGGAGTTGGCGGGTAAATCACCCATGCATAGCGGTATCGGCGGTTCCATGCCGATCGTGGTGAAGACAGAGAGCGCTTAG